The following nucleotide sequence is from Acinonyx jubatus isolate Ajub_Pintada_27869175 chromosome E3, VMU_Ajub_asm_v1.0, whole genome shotgun sequence.
TCCAGGAGACCCGTCAACATATGGAATTGGCCTGTTGGGTCTCCAGCCCTGTACCATGTGTCCTTTCCTGGCGATGTGAGGTGTGGTCCTCGTGTGCCCCCTGATGGCAGATGGGGGCACGGAGCTTAGCGGAACTTCTCTCACATAGAGCAGTTGTGAGGCTTCTCCCCGGTGTGCGTTTTCTGGTGGCCACTGGAGTGGGAGCTGCTGCCGAAGCTTCTCCCACGTTGCGCACACAGGTGGGGGCTCCGCCCGGCCTGGGCTCACCGGTGAGCGCTGAGCTGGGAGCTGTTGTTGAAGCTCTTCCCACAGACGGTGCACCAGTAAGGCTTCTCCCCATTGTGGGTCCTCCGGTGGACACTGAGGCCGGACCTCTGGCTGAAGCTTTTCCCACACTGCCCACAGCGGTAGGGTCTCTCCCCCGTGTGCGTCCTTAGGTGGGCAGTGAGGTCGAAGCGCTCGCTGAAGCCTTTCCCGCATTCACCGCACTTGTCAGGCTTTTCTCCCGTGTGGATTCTCCGATGCCGAACAAGGTAAGGACCTCGGCTAAAGCTTTTCCCACATTCCTGACACTTAGAAGCTTTTTCCAGTTCGGGGCCTGGCTGGTGGCGACAGAGAGATCCCTGAGAGCAGGTTTCTCTGCTCAGATTTGCTCGGGCCTTCTCTCCAGCACAGAGTGTCTGCTGACCCCCCTGTCCTGGGACAGGGCCGGCCCCTCACGCTCATCTGGAGAACGTCTATGTGGCTCTCTCGGCATAGGCTcacccttcctgtctctcttggtctcaggCTGGCAAAAAAGGCCACTAGACTTTGTCCAAAGGGCCTTCTTCACTTCTGCCTTCTCTGGATCTTCCCATTTttgattcttgtttttaattccatttgtgatatcaagacctgagagAACAGAAACATGCTGGACTCTGGAAAATGACAGGCAGGAATGAGGAAAGTTACAACTAAAGCACCATCAAGAATATCTACATGGAATACATCATAGGATTCAGTCTTCTACTAATTAATagtctaatttcattttccagttgtAATATTTTCAAGCTCCAAACCCTGGGTTCACAGGTAAATAAATACCCCTAAATTCCACCTACTTTTCTCTTGTTCTGTCCCTTTTTGGATGTTTGGACACAGTGAcaaaactgaggcagggaggccagctcTGTGTCACCTGCCGGTCTGTCTGCAGGTTTGATCTCAATTTTTGACAGCCTAACCAAAGGCCTTCCCAAGTTTGGCCCAAATGAGAAGAAAGTATGTTGTGAGCACCTGACCAGCAGACACTTTGTCAGGAAAGGAGGATCATActagaggaggagggaagaggaaagtcTGGGCTGGAGGCCTGACCTGAGGAAGCCAACGCAAGGAGCTGTACAGGAAAAATGACACGCGCTCTGTGAAAGAGGCTGGCAGATACGGAGTTGGGCCCtgaagggcagaggaaacagcctcAATGCTGAGAGAGCCAGACTCCCTGGCTCGTGGAAGGTCATCCATCAAGGCAGTAACCACACCAGTAGCAGGGGCAGCTCCCACTTGAATGGTAGGCTAAGGCCTTCTGGGTGGTCCTGTGTCCTTTGTGCGTCAGAGCCAAGACTCCTACCAGCACTGTGTGGGAACAGAACTGGCAGGTCATGTCTCCTACTTCCCTGGCCAGGATTCCAGAAGTCCTTTTCATCTCTGGCTGCACCATCCACATAGCCCCTTCTCTGACCTCTGGGCTCCCCATTCTGCTGACTTATCCCCACAAACTCCGTAACCCTTCCCTCTTGGCCAAGAATAGCACTGCTTGCCACCGTGGGTGCAGAGGCCCAGGAGTTTGACAGGGTATCCATTTCCTCATCAAGGACATATGGCTCAGGAACAGTCTCCCCTCACTTTATGGTATCTCAACTATGCAGTTTAACTTGGTGCGACACTGTTCTGGGGTCCACAGAAAGCCCTGTTCCCAGAGTTCTTTTGCCACTGCCCTGTGGGTCTGGCTGTTCTGATGAGTCTGGAATTTCTCATGAAGTTGAGTTTTACAGAGAATGGCCAggggagtctctgtctctccaccccagCACACACCTGCTGCCAGGGGACAAGGGACACACGATGAGATCACAGAGGCCTGGACCCCACAGGGCAAGGGTAACTTCCCCACAAGTTCCACGCTGGTTTGTCCAGCTCTGCCACCACCGTCTGCTGTCATCCCTGGGAAACCACCTCACTGTGGGTGTCTTTCCTAAAACAGACACGTTCAGCATACTGGAAAGGGCATCCTCTCTAATGGAGAAGGGGTTGTGGAGTATTTACCAAAGCTGCACTCTTGTTCTTTATCCTGAATGCCACTCATTTCTCTTGAATGATGTCACTGTAAGTGTAATGCTTGTCTCCGTGGTTGGGAGAGTCTGTGAGGGCTTGTGGCTCGCGAGAGGACGTGGCCGCTTGTAGACCACTCCTGTCGACTTCTGCCTCTGATGTTGAGTAGCCCTGACTGGCCCATCCCTGTCTCGAGGATCTCCTGTCATCCCTGTAGGTGCGAGAAACTAAACCACAGCACGTCCCATCCCAAGGTGGGAAGAAGCAGTGCTCCGCTGAGAAGGGCGTGAGGCCAGCTGGTTCCTTGGGAGCTCCCAGCACATGCTGCTCACTGTAGTGCCCACGGGCTGGTTCAGTGAGGGCTCCTGTGTGTGTCTCAAGCTGCCCCAGCAAGTGTGCTCTAACCTCTGGTCTGGTGCTCTGAGGGGCACGCCCTTCTCTTCACCCCTACTACTCCGCCTTGagccaaaaaaatggaaacagtcaACATGATCCATTTAAAAATGACTCCCTTTGTGCTTAGAGCCCTGCAAGGCCACCCCGTTTCACTGAGAAAACATCAAGTGCTTACGAAGTCCTTTACGTAGGGTCCCAGCTCCTACATTAGAGCTTGTCAATTATCTGTGAAAAGCCAGGTGGTTTGTTGTTAATGATACAGAAGTGCACTTGGACACAGCAGCGATGTGAGCTTGGCGGGTCTGTAAATGCTCTGTCTCAGTTCAAGTCATTTTCAGTAGCACTGCCCCACGTGATCTCGTGACGGATACCATTTATTAGGCTCACCCTCTCTTGGTCTGTGCTGGTCACAATGGCCGCCTCCCCAGACTCACTGCAGCCTCGGCCTGTGTGCTGGCCTGTTCCCTCGGTTACACTCTTCCCCCAGAACAGCCATATGGCTCGTGGCTTCTCCTCAcatctttgttcaaatgtcatcttctcagTGAAACCCAAAGCCACTGTCTAACCCACTGCGT
It contains:
- the LOC113594912 gene encoding LOW QUALITY PROTEIN: zinc finger and SCAN domain-containing protein 32-like (The sequence of the model RefSeq protein was modified relative to this genomic sequence to represent the inferred CDS: inserted 1 base in 1 codon; substituted 1 base at 1 genomic stop codon), yielding MYRVRLGNRVQHVSVLSGLDITNGIKNKNQKWEDPEKAEVKKALWTKSSGLFCQPETKRDRKGEPMPREPHRRSPDEREGPALSQDRXGQQTLCAGEKARANLSRETCSQGSLCRHQPGPELEKASKCQECGKSFSRGPYLVRHRRIHTGEKPDKCGECGKGFSERFDLTAHLRTHTGERPYRCGQCGKSFSQRSGLSVHRRTHNGEKPYWCTVCGKSFNNSSQLSAHRXAQAGRSPHLCAQRGRSFGSSSHSSGHQKTHTGEKPHNCSM
- the LOC106978737 gene encoding LOW QUALITY PROTEIN: zinc finger and SCAN domain-containing protein 32 (The sequence of the model RefSeq protein was modified relative to this genomic sequence to represent the inferred CDS: inserted 4 bases in 2 codons); this encodes MTADGGGRAGQTSVELVGKLPLPCGVQASVISSCVPCPLAAGVCWGGETETPLAILCKTQLHEKFQTHQNSQTHRAVAKELWEQGFLWTPEQCRTKLNCIXLRYHKVRXETVPEPYVLDEEMDTLSNSWASAPTVASSAILGQEGRVTEFVGISQQNGEPRGQRRGYVDGAARDEKDFWNPGQGSRRHDLPVLFPHSAGRSLGSDAQRTQDHPEGLSLPFKWELPLLLVWLLP